In the genome of Alkalilimnicola sp. S0819, one region contains:
- a CDS encoding DODA-type extradiol aromatic ring-opening family dioxygenase, translating into PAAHLAAGRALAPRREEGVLIVGSGMSFHNMRGYGDAHFTAPSEAFDEWLSGAVSADPEARHAALCDWAEAPHARECHPPSLEEHLIPLMVAAGAAGTDPGRKVYSEQV; encoded by the coding sequence CCCCGCGGCCCACCTTGCCGCCGGGCGCGCCCTGGCGCCGCGGCGCGAGGAAGGCGTGCTGATCGTCGGCAGCGGCATGAGCTTTCACAATATGCGCGGCTACGGGGATGCCCACTTCACCGCCCCGTCGGAAGCCTTCGATGAGTGGTTGAGCGGGGCCGTGAGCGCCGACCCCGAGGCGCGCCATGCCGCCCTGTGCGACTGGGCCGAGGCCCCCCATGCCAGAGAGTGTCACCCGCCAAGCCTGGAGGAACACCTGATCCCGTTGATGGTCGCCGCCGGCGCCGCCGGCACGGACCCCGGACGCAAGGTGTACTCGGAGCAGGTA